The proteins below are encoded in one region of Huiozyma naganishii CBS 8797 chromosome 7, complete genome:
- the TRE2 gene encoding putative zinc metalloprotease (similar to Saccharomyces cerevisiae TRE2 (YOR256C) and TRE1 (YPL176C); ancestral locus Anc_8.702), whose protein sequence is MSSSTNAARVVGRSVEDRGGVAVVGGLLPPPPPRQEMDFLEADDPLQGVTNETFLHRIGGEIQSKVIVPVRDHIVAPLNKLQKSLDLHLEFYLSKFGNPMLLRRLLYVLTISVITWTIWRSGFIMSYSNGVVFMERSQLIEYAAQQTDLNKLETDLHYLASVGHRSGTRGDSYVSKFITDSMRNTGLDSVRQELFKGYCNYPTNNSQLALYRDDQLILEFDLDELNFNPLTRDGNLSIINIVYGSKGTEHDFERLTKAFLLEDDFVVVLHESDIPEIPISQQLFMAEQFNAKGIIFIPADSESGQDYIKQSSLGITQFGTGDALSPSWASSNVHTISVDRSMLLPKIPVLPLSAHQGALLLSEIKESGVHFDNGLYSGITDDLKVHMKVETVLKSRQQITNVVGKMEGSEQNEKAIIIAAARNSLYPGALYPNFGTALLLNVVELLQMMRYRFNWQPLRSIYFISYGGTEFNHIGATEQMELESLSITENVYSFIDISQLGLGKEIEVQCSPLLHSVFAEQETTLNVNTTMVNQYGDWTPFMANGVPVSVLASPGTRRRKFPIDTVWDTFDRVQDQLQDAAVQKDLSDLISYVLGTTLQLVDNPVIPFDLRRLAEILSSATIAFDQKYKNEHHFKVAGIVRSLLQWKKLAQHFFKFVEAWKDDVSGGVEPFSVTSRRLDWNVKLSDIGRKLSYNDGLPFRKFYKNVLFGPPLCISDELSPAEYPWVFPGIRDAIWNEHWALVQKQIDVVTKILNEAEHSITKDSRNIRH, encoded by the coding sequence ATGTCTTCGAGCACCAATGCTGCCCGTGTGGTCGGCAGAAGTGTCGAAGATCGTGGTGGTGTAGCGGTGGTGGGCGGACTgctgccgccgccgccTCCGCGACAGGAGATGGACTTTTTAGAGGCCGATGATCCCCTCCAGGGAGTGACTAACGAGACTTTCTTGCACCGGATCGGGGGTGAGATTCAAAGCAAAGTGATTGTACCAGTGCGGGACCACATTGTGGCtcctttgaacaagttacAGAAGTCACTGGACTTGCATCTGGAATTTTACCTCAGCAAGTTCGGTAATCCGATGCTTCTCAGGCGGCTGCTGTACGTTCTGACGATATCAGTCATCACATGGACTATCTGGAGGAGTGGGTTTATTATGAGCTACAGCAACGGTGTTGTGTTCATGGAGAGGTCCCAGCTGATCGAATACGCCGCGCAACAGACCGATCTGAACAAACTGGAGACGGATTTGCATTACTTGGCATCTGTGGGACACAGGTCCGGTACCAGGGGGGACTCATACGTTTCCAAATTTATTACTGACTCAATGAGGAACACTGGACTTGACTCCGTACGACAGGAACTGTTCAAGGGATACTGTAATTACCCAACTAACAACTCGCAACTCGCTTTGTACAGAGACGATCAACTAATACTAGAGTTCGACCTGGATGAGTTGAATTTTAACCCATTGACAAGAGACGGGAATTTGAGCATCATCAATATTGTATACGGGTCCAAAGGTACAGAGCAcgactttgaaagattgACCAAGGCGTTCCTCTTGGAGGACGACTTTGTCGTAGTACTACACGAATCGGATATCCCAGAGATCCCCATATCACAGCAGTTGTTTATGGCGGAACAGTTTAATGCAAAGGGGATCATTTTCATACCGGCGGACTCGGAATCGGGGCAAGACTACATCAAACAGTCATCGTTGGGGATCACTCAGTTTGGGACAGGGGACGCGCTTTCCCCCAGTTGGGCAAGCAGCAACGTTCACACAATATCTGTAGATCGATCGATGCTACTACCAAAGATACCCGTACTGCCATTATCTGCACATCAGGGCGCCCTATTGCTCTCAGAGATAAAAGAGTCAGGGGTCCATTTTGATAACGGACTGTACAGTGGCATCACTGATGATTTGAAAGTTCATATGAAAGTGGAGACTGTCTTGAAATCCAGACAGCAGATTACAAACGTTGTTGGGAAGATGGAGGGTTCCGAACAGAACGAGAAGGCAATTATTATTGCTGCGGCAAGAAACTCACTGTACCCTGGAGCATTGTACCCAAACTTTGGAACTGCCCTGTTGCTCAATGTAGTAGAACTGTTGCAAATGATGAGATATAGGTTCAACTGGCAGCCGTTACGGTCCATCTACTTCATCTCGTACGGCGGTACAGAGTTTAACCATATCGGCGCCACGGAACAAATGGAGTTGGAATCCCTATCAATAACGGAAAACGTATACAGCTTCATCGACATTAGCCAATTGGGTCTCGGTAAAGAGATTGAAGTTCAATGTTCACCACTATTACACAGCGTTTTCGCGGAGCAAGAAACAACTTTGAACGTAAATACCACTATGGTGAACCAATACGGGGACTGGACACCGTTCATGGCGAATGGTGTGCCCGTATCCGTGCTTGCATCTCCAGGTACAAGGCGACGGAAATTCCCCATCGACACCGTTTGGGACACTTTTGACCGCGTGCAGGATCAATTACAAGATGCGGCGGTGCAAAAAGATCTATCAGATTTGATCTCTTACGTTCTCGGAACGACGCTACAGCTTGTGGACAATCCCGTGATCCCTTTTGACTTGCGGAGATTAGCCGAGATCCTGAGCAGTGCGACCATTGCATTTGACCAAAAGTACAAAAACGAGCATCATTTCAAAGTGGCTGGGATAGTGAGAAGCTTACTCCAGTGGAAAAAATTGGCGCAgcacttcttcaagtttgtCGAAGCTTGGAAAGACGATGTTAGTGGCGGTGTGGAACCCTTCTCTGTGACATCACGCCGGCTCGATTGGAACGTAAAACTGAGCGATATAGGGAGGAAACTCTCCTACAACGATGGGCTCCCGTTCCGAAAGTTTTACAAGAACGTTTTGTTCGGTCCACCGCTGTGTATCAGTGACGAGTTGTCACCGGCTGAATATCCCTGGGTGTTCCCCGGGATCAGAGACGCAATTTGGAACGAGCATTGGGCGTTGGTGCAAAAACAGATCGACGTAGTCACCAAGATTTTGAACGAGGCTGAACACTCCATCACGAAGGACTCCCGGAACATCCGACATTAG
- the APC5 gene encoding anaphase promoting complex subunit 5 (similar to Saccharomyces cerevisiae APC5 (YOR249C); ancestral locus Anc_8.689), which yields MLADEGAPAVREQFVVTTTLTPYDVAVLALIQLHLSQELKVPLRCILVLVSGTLTPQRFKGMFDKQILYEPGQEPLLPVLSSVVRCLMEHGPTDKDTAVLKLLKTLKQIQLFEHIVLLIRHLKGLNITRGSYLGQYIDNCSTVTSVSTFDDRNALMDNLKHFYQNFIDCADDILLGKLSQFQCSIPIWNNDQVHDNLGEDKEMIDIFKGLTQGLKKDLNSAGTIMVSQDHLQNILNAELQRLIEDEAPNPFETERLNKLIDNLSLQDLAVFPTVHMLNYLHFVQEHRYQDALDSLHSYYDYMLAKNSQADFHISLLSLGLFHLKFNDKEAPVSAFLEAFKIARDNRDVKTLNLIHLAILKYIEEHPRESVSLQDKVNKVIGNLKKHSGNNSVLIFEGAYQAETLIALGENSDVVHILECAFQFLTIALQQDQSKRWSRESFAFCCKMWDVIGYQSVTKVYRQFYDEDPLDLQIDNALKTRDLGEMKLLLPILELPTLKYEQQMKLQLVEIRYILETGSLSQAMEKVCEYIDECTSPVRDNRWIFEFEVAECEVLIKGGVGSRSLPLLAKMIERSRINGNPLQSSRCLVLLSEVLFQLGKFEETFSLLRKNLNSLLQFEEVKLKAAKLFAEVHEKLIGS from the coding sequence ATGTTGGCGGATGAAGGTGCACCGGCAGTAAGAGAGCAGTTTGTTGTGACCACGACGCTGACACCTTACGACGTAGCAGTGCTAGCGTTGATCCAACTTCATTTATCGCAGGAGCTCAAAGTACCCCTCAGATGCATCCTGGTGTTGGTTTCTGGTACTCTGACACCACAGAGGTTTAAGGGCATGTTTGATAAACAGATTTTGTACGAGCCTGGGCAAGAGCCTCTTTTACCCGTATTGAGCAGTGTGGTTCGATGCCTCATGGAGCACGGTCCCACTGATAAAGACACCGCGGTTTTGAAGTTGCTCAAGACATTGAAGCAAATACAGCTGTTTGAGCACATTGTACTGCTAATACGACATTTGAAAGGGTTGAATATTACTAGGGGAAGCTATTTGGGTCAGTATATTGATAACTGCTCCACTGTAACTTCCGTCAGTACTTTCGACGATAGGAATGCGTTGATGGATAACTTGAAGCACTTTTACCAAAATTTCATAGACTGCGCGGATGACATATTACTGGGCAAGTTAAGCCAATTTCAATGTTCGATCCCCATATGGAACAATGATCAAGTCCATGACAACTTGGGGGAAGATAAAGAAATGATCGACATTTTCAAAGGTCTGACACAGGGGTTAAAGAAGGATCTAAACTCGGCTGGTACGATAATGGTGTCACAGGACCATTTACAGAACATATTGAACGCAGAACTGCAAAGGTTGATTGAAGATGAGGCACCGAACccttttgaaacagaacGGTTAAATAAGCTGATCGACAATCTTTCGCTACAGGATTTGGCCGTATTCCCCACTGTGCATATGTTGAACTATCTCCATTTTGTACAAGAGCACCGCTACCAGGACGCACTTGATTCACTACACAGTTATTATGATTACATGCTGGCTAAAAACTCACAGGCAGATTTCCATATATCGTTATTGAGTCTTGGTCTGTTTCACCTGAAGTTTAATGATAAGGAGGCACCCGTTTCCGCTTTTCTTGAAGCGTTTAAGATTGCTCGTGATAACAGAGATGTTAAGACTTTGAACCTGATACACTTGGCGATACTAAAATACATAGAGGAGCATCCCCGAGAATCTGTGTCGCTACAGGACAAAGTGAATAAAGTCATTGGGAATCTGAAAAAACATTCGGGCAATAACAGTGTTCTCATATTTGAAGGTGCTTATCAGGCAGAAACGTTGATCGCACTGGGGGAAAACAGTGATGTGGTCCATATTCTTGAATGTGCATTCCAGTTCTTGACCATTGCCTTGCAACAGGATCAAAGCAAGCGTTGGTCTCGTGAATCGTTTGCGTTTTGTTGCAAAATGTGGGATGTAATAGGATACCAGTCCGTCACCAAAGTGTATCGCCAATTCTACGATGAAGACCCCCTAGATTTACAGATCGACAACGCGTTGAAAACAAGAGACCTAGGGGAAATGAAACTGTTGTTGCCCATATTGGAACTCCCGACACTGAAATATGAGCAGCAGAtgaaattgcaattggtaGAAATACGATATATCTTGGAAACTGGAAGTTTGAGTCAAGCAATGGAGAAAGTATGTGAATACATCGATGAGTGCACCAGCCCTGTGAGAGATAACAGATGgatctttgaatttgaagtcGCAGAGTGCGAAGTACTCATCAAGGGAGGCGTAGGATCCCGATCTCTGCCTCTCCTGGCCAAGATGATCGAAAGAAGTAGAATAAATGGGAATCCATTGCAAAGTTCACGGTGTTTGGTGCTTCTCAGTGAGGTTCTTTTCCAACTGGGGAAGTTCGAAGAAACTTTCAGTCTGTTAAGGAAGAACCTAAACAGTCTCTTAcagtttgaagaagttaaACTCAAAGCAGCAAAACTCTTCGCAGAAGTGCATGAAAAGTTGATAGGTTCATAA
- the SRL1 gene encoding Srl1p (similar to Saccharomyces cerevisiae SRL1 (YOR247W) and SVS1 (YPL163C); ancestral locus Anc_8.687): MLFKEISAILIAGLSVASAAFTNQTTTEVLNNNGLTTTLAPDYSVMPKLTTSTYSDATTTYLVTATVYYTVWQTKPTTATGGTTTPAIVNKEEEKAVVSATTTFNAPSSIASIQSKVSTLSSERKSALIEDKSTSTITTTLYTTITQKSAQTANGCAPVTKFVTVSAAQTETVTVNADPVTAYVTVTASPSNALWSNTTSKN; the protein is encoded by the coding sequence AtgctcttcaaagaaatctcCGCTATCCTGATCGCAGGCCTTTCTGTCGCTTCCGCTGCGTTTACTAACCAGACAACCACTGAGGTTTTAAACAACAATGGGCTTACTACAACTCTAGCCCCAGACTATTCTGTTATGCCAAAATTGACTACTAGCACATACAGTGATGCCACTACAACTTATTTGGTTACCGCTACTGTTTACTATACAGTATGGCAAACCAAACCTACAACTGCAACGGGGGGAACCACCACTCCTGCAATTGTCAAcaaggaggaggaaaaagCCGTTGTCAGTGCTACCACCACTTTTAACGCACCATCTTCAATTGCCTCCATTCAATCCAAGGTCAGCACACTCTCCTCTGAGAGAAAATCTGCCTTGATCGAGGACAAAAGCACTTCCACGATTACTACCACCTTGTACACTACTATAACTCAAAAGAGCGCACAAACTGCTAACGGTTGTGCTCCAGTTACTAAATTTGTTACCGTTAGTGCTGCGCAGACTGAGACTGTAACTGTAAACGCTGACCCAGTCACTGCTTACGTCACTGTCACAGCTTCTCCATCGAACGCACTTTGGTCCAACACTACCTCAAAGAATTAA
- the CLP1 gene encoding cleavage polyadenylation factor subunit CLP1 (similar to Saccharomyces cerevisiae CLP1 (YOR250C); ancestral locus Anc_8.690), whose translation MSLDTGVLPGIDVATGDAADGSANSFITDTNESRTLVIPMGQQWFVDPPRDARVSLKVVSGVAEVFGTELANDVEYTFQDWKFSLFAIEETTLTWRCTSVIPDLAEFVTNRVAANSTAKYVYNLHFALEKLRNSSFEGPKVIVLGEAQVGKTALCRTLCSYAIKYRDYQPVMVNLDPQEPILAPPGCLTATPVSDLLDLQSPQWGQTLTSGATQLHGKQPLVKNFGLELIGENLELYLETVRQLSSGVRERTQQDSVVQRSGWIVDTPASALNNPQILQAVIKQLGVDVIVVLAPEDEHWVETLDTLSQIIDRNSIIRIPPLTGAVPVDDVYKRLLQRNAIRDYFYGDLNTVLSPYMISVDSQDLTVWKPRGTMDLVEHPDASKLEFIPVPVDQSNLQHALVVITTAPRRARPEEVMASPILGFGLITEVNERRQKVKILLPVPGQLPNNALVLTAHRYLE comes from the coding sequence ATGTCGCTCGATACAGGTGTACTTCCAGGGATTGATGTTGCCACGGGTGACGCAGCAGACGGTTCTGCGAACTCGTTCATCACGGATACCAACGAGTCCCGGACGCTGGTCATCCCCATGGGACAACAGTGGTTCGTGGACCCACCGAGAGACGCGAGGGTCTCGCTGAAAGTGGTCAGCGGTGTTGCAGAGGTGTTTGGCACAGAGTTGGCCAACGACGTGGAGTACACTTTCCAGGATTGGAAGTTCTCTCTGTTCGCCATTGAGGAGACGACTCTCACTTGGAGATGCACTTCGGTGATCCCAGACCTCGCTGAGTTTGTGACAAACCGTGTTGCTGCTAACTCGACAGCAAAATACGTCTACAACTTACACTTTGCCCTGGAGAAGCTTAGAAACTCGTCCTTCGAGGGTCCAAAAGTGATCGTCTTGGGTGAAGCCCAGGTAGGGAAAACCGCATTGTGCAGAACACTCTGCTCTTACGCAATCAAGTACAGGGATTACCAGCCCGTGATGGTTAACCTAGATCCTCAGGAACCAATACTGGCTCCGCCAGGGTGTCTCACTGCGACACCAGTGTCAGATCTGCTCGACTTGCAGTCACCTCAATGGGGTCAGACACTGACCAGCGGTGCTACGCAGTTACACGGGAAGCAACCACTGGTGAAGAACTTTGGACTGGAACTCATTGGAGAGAATCTAGAACTGTACTTAGAAACCGTTAGACAGTTGAGCAGTGGGGTCAGAGAGAGGACGCAGCAGGACTCCGTGGTTCAGCGGTCAGGGTGGATTGTGGATACACCAGCTTCAGCGTTAAATAACCCGCAGATCTTACAGGCGGTAATCAAACAGCTGGGAGTAGACGTCATAGTCGTGTTGGCCCCAGAAGACGAACACTGGGTCGAAACACTCGACACGCTCTCACAAATCATCGATAGAAACAGCATCATACGGATCCCACCACTCACGGGTGCCGTCCCAGTCGACGACGTGTACAAGAGACTGCTACAAAGAAACGCTATACGTGATTATTTCTACGGGGATTTGAACACGGTGCTGAGTCCGTACATGATCAGCGTCGATTCTCAAGATCTAACAGTTTGGAAACCCAGGGGAACAATGGATCTCGTGGAACATCCAGATGCCTCCAAATTGGAATTCATCCCGGTCCCCGTGGACCAGAGTAATTTGCAACACGCACTCGTGGTGATCACCACTGCACCGAGAAGGGCCAGACCGGAGGAGGTCATGGCGAGTCCCATATTGGGATTCGGCCTCATCACAGAAGTCAACGAAAGGCGACAGAAAGTGAAGATCCTGCTTCCAGTACCGGGACAACTCCCCAACAACGCACTGGTCCTTACTGCGCATAGATACCTAGAGTAA
- the TMA16 gene encoding Tma16p (similar to Saccharomyces cerevisiae TMA16 (YOR252W); ancestral locus Anc_8.695) yields MPLSKSLSKIHKNIKAARKATGKPAGVIHPNGRRFKQLNRATLREEKLALKKRLHFDRRACELQRVKFIQDLVNSEEWSSKTSFSLEETVEFISLFIARDDAELDALVEKRRKDRPPSKRQESLQQRREVEQRELETGFLVPDLTSEANVKFLRQWDNDLGAMSTLQTVRVDATATQVSK; encoded by the coding sequence ATGCCGCTGTCTAAGTCTCTGTCGAAGATCCACAAGAACATCAAGGCGGCGCGGAAGGCCACGGGGAAGCCCGCCGGGGTGATCCACCCGAACGGGCGGCGGTTCAAGCAGTTGAACCGTGCGACGCTGCGGGAGGAGAAGttggctttgaagaaacggTTGCATTTCGACCGCCGCGCCTGTGAGTTGCAGCGGGTCAAGTTTATCCAGGACTTGGTGAACTCGGAGGAGTGGTCCTCGAAGACCAGTTTCTCCCTGGAGGAGACCGTGGAGTTCATATCGTTGTTCATTGCACGGGACGACGCAGAGTTGGATGCACTTGTCGAGAAGAGACGCAAGGACAGGCCGCCCTCGAAGAGGCAGGAGTCCCTGCAGCAGAGGCGCGAGGTGGAGCAACGCGAGTTGGAGACTGGGTTTCTCGTGCCGGACCTTACCTCTGAGGCGAACGTCAAGTTCCTGAGACAATGGGACAACGACCTCGGTGCGATGTCCACTTTACAAACGGTGCGTGTTGATGCGACCGCGACGCAGGTGAGCAAATAG
- the NAT5 gene encoding peptide alpha-N-acetyltransferase subunit NAT5 (similar to Saccharomyces cerevisiae NAT5 (YOR253W); ancestral locus Anc_8.697) has protein sequence MSVAIDNVYSNNEGMFAKLCSACNSSGAGVAGSAAGRDSIQQIVYFGEVPVGALQTTLQQKKRSAEVPKGQQINLLAVLPAYSKKPEIREQMLQWVETQCTKNHQHLVYVQLDDTAEEQLHEWYTTQGFQRNPETPTLYEKQL, from the coding sequence ATGTCTGTAGCAATTGACAACGTGTACAGCAACAACGAGGGCATGTTCGCCAAGCTGTGCTCAGCgtgcaacagcagcggcGCTGGCGTTGCCGGTTCTGCGGCCGGTCGCGACTCCATCCAGCAGATCGTATACTTTGGCGAGGTCCCTGTCGGGGCATTGCAGACTACCCTGCAGCAGAAGAAACGGTCCGCGGAGGTGCCCAAGGGACAGCAGATCAACCTGCTTGCCGTGCTCCCCGCGTACAGCAAGAAACCAGAGATCAGAGAACAGATGTTGCAGTGGGTAGAAACGCAATGTACCAAGAACCATCAGCACTTGGTGTACGTCCAATTGGACGACACAGCAGAGGAACAACTACACGAATGGTATACCACCCAGGGGTTCCAAAGGAACCCAGAGACCCCAACGCTGTACGAGAAGCAGCTGTAG
- the KNAG0G02680 gene encoding uncharacterized protein (similar to Saccharomyces cerevisiae MEX67 (YPL169C); ancestral locus Anc_8.699), translating to MLQRGFHNANNVQAAALAQQQQGRVRVRVQNWTNASLQDLLNFLSRNARVAIQDAQVEGALAVGYVGSREQADALRKWNGVRFAGDNLKIEIVDTGSGNAGTSNTVQFLRSVLVRRYNSENRMLDLGGVVNDQEVAQSGMFSNVARQSKLLPALLKVASREAQFIVLSVNLADNNLRDTAQIADLWQVFPLLQNLCLANNSLSRFQLLSSWRNKFTNLKELLMVNNPLAKDPNYKSEMLMLFPKLVVLDNVIVRDETKLKSVYSFPAAKQPFFCESTDLTQLSTDFLSYFLNLWDNNREQLLGMYSPQSQFSVSVDTSIPPSTVDGADQNPSFGYYLPVSRNCTKVSTPKLLQERLSIGFEAIGAAFQSIPKTKHSLLESPTDYSMEVLAFPQVSGFTVTLHGEFQETDKPLADTINKQVNKKSYVGRNKKYGNNTTNKRLSKKSFDRTWVIIPVNNSMVIASDLLSIRAYVNPSWKPDVALPTGPQSLAQPPVQAGAAAATVPMPAAIPTVTQPIGAGPQQGATPIPGPPLGPAGVPQLAPTLQLPSDVQSKLNPVQLELLNKLHLETKLNAEYTYMLADQSGWDYQLASTTFQQSIPNLPQNAFVL from the coding sequence ATGCTTCAGCGTGGGTTTCACAATGCTAACAATGTGCAGGCTGCTGCGTTGGcgcaacagcagcagggaAGGGTGCGCGTGAGGGTGCAGAACTGGACGAATGCGTCGCTGCAGGACTTGCTGAACTTCCTCAGTAGGAACGCTAGAGTGGCCATACAGGACGCTCAAGTGGAAGGTGCCCTTGCGGTAGGGTATGTTGGTTCGAGGGAGCAGGCTGATGCGCTGAGGAAGTGGAACGGTGTCAGATTTGCCGGGGATAACCTCAAGATAGAGATTGTCGATACCGGTTCTGGTAACGCGGGGACTAGCAACACGGTGCAGTTTCTCAGGTCAGTGTTGGTGCGTAGGTACAACAGCGAGAACAGAATGTTGGATTTGGGCGGTGTCGTGAACGACCAGGAGGTAGCTCAGTCAGGAATGTTCTCGAACGTCGCAAGGCAGTCGAAGTTGCTGCCAGCACTGCTTAAAGTGGCCTCCAGGGAAGCACAATTCATCGTGCTCAGCGTCAACCTTGCAGACAATAACCTCAGGGACACAGCACAGATTGCAGACCTGTGGCAGGTGTTCCCCCTGCTTCAGAACTTGTGTCTTGCAAACAACTCGTTGAGCAGGTTCCAACTGCTATCCTCTTGGAGAAACAAGTTCACAAACTTAAAGGAATTGCTCATGGTGAATAACCCGTTGGCGAAGGACCCAAACTACAAGAGTGAGATGCTCATGTTGTTCCCGAAACTGGTAGTCCTAGATAACGTTATCGTAAGAGACGAGACGAAATTGAAGTCTGTTTACTCGTTCCCAGCGGCAAAACAACCTTTCTTCTGCGAAAGCACAGACCTGACTCAGCTCTCAACAGATTTCTTATCATACTTCCTCAACCTTTGGGATAACAACCGAGAGCAATTGCTCGGGATGTACTCGCCACAGTCGCAGTTCAGCGTCTCAGTGGACACGTCGATCCCACCATCCACGGTAGACGGAGCAGACCAAAACCCATCGTTTGGGTATTACCTGCCCGTCTCGCGCAATTGCACAAAGGTATCCACGCCCAAATTGCTCCAGGAGAGACTGTCCATCGGGTTTGAGGCCATTGGCGCAGCGTTCCAATCGATACCTAAGACCAAACACTCACTGCTGGAGTCCCCAACTGACTACTCGATGGAGGTACTTGCCTTCCCGCAGGTCAGCGGGTTCACAGTTACTCTACATGGGGAATTCCAGGAGACAGATAAACCACTCGCTGACACAATCAACAAACAggtgaacaagaaaagttACGTCGGCaggaacaagaagtacggGAACAACACAACCAATAAACGACTGTCCAAGAAAAGCTTCGACAGAACATGGGTCATAATCCCGGTAAACAACTCCATGGTCATCGCATCAGACCTACTAAGCATTAGAGCATACGTTAACCCATCTTGGAAACCGGACGTAGCTCTTCCCACAGGACCGCAATCACTGGCCCAACCCCCGGTACAGGCGggagcagcagcagcgactgTCCCCATGCCAGCAGCAATACCTACTGTAACACAACCTATAGGCGCGGGACCACAGCAGGGAGCAACCCCAATACCGGGACCACCACTGGGTCCTGCTGGCGTGCCACAATTGGCACCAACATTGCAGTTACCCAGTGATGTTCAAAGCAAACTGAATCCAGTGcaattggaactgttgaaTAAATTGCATCTGGAAACGAAACTGAACGCGGAATACACTTACATGTTGGCAGATCAAAGCGGATGGGATTACCAACTTGCATCGACCACTTTCCAACAAAGTATCCCAAACTTGCCCCAGAATGCCTTCGTGTTATAG
- the TUM1 gene encoding thiosulfate sulfurtransferase (similar to Saccharomyces cerevisiae YOR251C; ancestral locus Anc_8.691) yields MLYKLLNGAEFGKLAEKCVQGGTRLVALDATWFMPNVARDAFEEFKMPGVRIPQSVFFDIDSVKDVESPFPHMAPSLAVFNEKMGQLGLRTDDTLVVYDRVGNFSSPRAAWTLALFGHKELYLLNNYNSYRAAGLPLEDTTMDSETRFPRTVYESQVDHTADQIVSYEQIVEHVRNEDFASGKINLFDARANPRFTAEAPEPRKEIPSGHVPGAQSLPFGGLLLQGPTGTEDQKLYPESPEETAKLVNETIAKFNNGAQLDPKKPTVCMCGTGITGCIIKTALEQMGLNDVKLYDGSWTEYALRSKNDPTLLARG; encoded by the coding sequence ATGTTGTACAAGTTGCTGAACGGTGCTGAGTTTGGGAAGTTGGCGGAGAAGTGTGTTCAAGGGGGCACACGGCTTGTGGCGCTCGATGCGACGTGGTTCATGCCGAACGTCGCAAGGGATGCGTTCGAAGAGTTTAAGATGCCAGGGGTCCGCATCCCACAGTCTGTGTTCTTCGATATTGACAGCGTGAAGGACGTGGAGTCCCCCTTCCCGCATATGGCCCCCTCGCTAGCGGTTTTCAACGAGAAGATGGGCCAGTTGGGGTTGCGCACGGATGACACACTCGTCGTGTACGACCGTGTGGGTAACTTCAGTAGTCCACGGGCAGCATGGACCCTAGCGCTGTTTGGTCACAAGGAATTGTACCTGTtgaacaactacaactcGTACAGGGCTGCCGGTTTGCCCCTCGAGGACACGACTATGGACTCTGAGACACGCTTCCCACGCACAGTGTACGAGTCCCAAGTGGACCACACCGCTGACCAGATCGTCAGTTATGAGCAGATCGTGGAACATGTCCGTAACGAAGACTTTGCCTCGGGGAAGATTAACTTGTTCGACGCAAGAGCGAACCCACGGTTCACCGCTGAGGCGCCCGAACCAAGAAAAGAGATCCCCTCGGGCCACGTCCCAGGTGCCCAATCTCTACCCTTTGGTGGGCTACTACTGCAGGGACCCACAGGGACCGAGGACCAGAAACTGTACCCGGAGTCCCCCGAGGAGACCGCTAAACTCGTTAACGAAACCATCGCTAAGTTCAACAACGGCGCTCAATTGGATCCGAAGAAGCCCACAGTGTGTATGTGCGGGACCGGGATCACCGGGTGTATCATCAAAACAGCCCTAGAGCAAATGGGACTCAACGATGTCAAACTCTACGACGGATCCTGGACAGAGTACGCCCTACGGTCCAAGAACGACCCCACGTTGCTTGCCAGAGGGTGA